The Fluviispira sanaruensis sequence AAAATGTACCCGATGAAAAAATAACAGCCGATATCGATTTCCTTGTAAAGCTTTGGGAAACTTTACGCTTAAAAAGTATGAAATCTAAATCTCCATGCCTCGTGCACGAAGATTTAGATTTAGTTTTCCGTGCAACACGCGATCTTATCTCGAGAGATCTTGATCGAATCGTAATCGATGATAAAAAAAGATATGAAGATCTTGTTCGTTTTTTGAATCGCTTTAGCGTTAAATTGGGAGCTCAGGTACAATTATTCCAAGGAGACACGCAAATATTTGATGCCTTTGGCATTGAACAAGAAGTTTCTCGTGCCCTTGGTTCAAAAGTCTGGTTAAAATCCGGTGGATATTTGATTATCGAACAAACAGAAGCTTTAACTGCAATTGATGTTAATACGGGTCGTTTTGTTGGCAGTAAATCTTTAGGTGACACGATTGTAAAAACAAATTTAGAAGCCGTTAAAGAAATTGTACAACAACTGAGATTAAGAAATATCGGTGGAATAATTATTTTAGATTTTATCGATATGGATCGCAGCGATGATCGAGATAAAGTTTTTCAAGCACTCGTTGAAGAATTAAAAAAAGATAAAGCAAAAACAACCGTGCTTAGAATTTCTGAAATGGGTTTGGTGCAAATGACGCGCAAACGAACCGAAGAAAGTTTGATGCAAAAAATGACTGTGGATTGTCCATATTGCGAAGGAAATGGTCATGTTAAAAGCCCAGCAACAATTTCTTATGAAGTTATTAGAGAATTATTAAGAGAATTTAGTCGTTCGAGTAATGAA is a genomic window containing:
- a CDS encoding Rne/Rng family ribonuclease gives rise to the protein MVAKQLVINSTSYETRVALIEGGQVSEYYIERSRDRGIVGGIYKGKVIRVLPGMQSCFVDIGLERAAFLYGGDIKSEDSQELPEGFDEEGKPIHHHQPDEDENVETSAPKNFQKQYRITDLVKEGQEIIVQVAKDAIGTKGARVTTYLSLPGRYVVLMPSINHIGVSRRILSEEERTRLRNVVQKIKPEGAGVIVRTASENVPDEKITADIDFLVKLWETLRLKSMKSKSPCLVHEDLDLVFRATRDLISRDLDRIVIDDKKRYEDLVRFLNRFSVKLGAQVQLFQGDTQIFDAFGIEQEVSRALGSKVWLKSGGYLIIEQTEALTAIDVNTGRFVGSKSLGDTIVKTNLEAVKEIVQQLRLRNIGGIIILDFIDMDRSDDRDKVFQALVEELKKDKAKTTVLRISEMGLVQMTRKRTEESLMQKMTVDCPYCEGNGHVKSPATISYEVIRELLREFSRSSNEGFVIKAHPHVSDRLLEEDKIFLDELKLKYSKKVVVKSFVEYHLEHFEIAPMRFE